One window from the genome of Natronomonas pharaonis DSM 2160 encodes:
- the mvaD gene encoding phosphomevalonate decarboxylase MvaD: protein MKATAKAHPIQGLVKYHGMRNEELRLPYHDSISVCTAPSHSKTTAAFEPERDADRYVVDGEVVDGRGAERIRAVVDHVRDVADIDHRVRLESENDFPTNIGFGSSSSGFAAAAVALVEAAGLELSHPEISTVARRGSSSAARAVTGAFSQLYTGLDDADCYSERLDTDLEDDLRTVAAEIPAFKHTEEAHKEAADSHMFEARLAHIHEQIATMRNALRENDFDRVFELAEHDSLSLAATTMTGPAGWVYWQPETLSVFETVRTLREDDDIPVYFSTDTGASVYVNTTADHVDRVENAIAALGVDTRVWEVGGPAEVLPESESLF, encoded by the coding sequence ATGAAGGCGACCGCGAAGGCCCACCCGATTCAGGGGCTCGTCAAGTACCACGGGATGCGAAACGAGGAGCTTCGGCTCCCGTATCACGACTCTATCTCCGTCTGTACCGCACCCAGCCACTCGAAGACGACCGCTGCGTTCGAACCGGAGCGCGATGCCGACCGCTACGTCGTCGACGGCGAGGTTGTCGACGGTCGCGGTGCCGAACGAATCAGGGCCGTCGTCGACCACGTTCGCGACGTGGCCGACATCGACCACCGCGTTCGGCTCGAATCCGAAAACGACTTTCCGACGAACATCGGCTTCGGCTCGTCGTCGTCCGGCTTTGCGGCCGCCGCGGTCGCACTCGTCGAGGCTGCGGGGCTGGAGCTTTCACATCCGGAAATATCGACCGTCGCACGCCGCGGCTCTTCGTCGGCCGCGCGCGCGGTCACCGGCGCGTTCTCACAGCTATACACCGGCCTCGACGACGCGGACTGTTACTCCGAGCGGCTAGATACCGACCTCGAAGACGACCTCCGGACGGTCGCCGCCGAGATACCCGCGTTCAAACACACCGAGGAGGCCCACAAGGAGGCCGCAGACAGCCATATGTTTGAGGCCCGGCTCGCACACATCCACGAGCAAATAGCGACGATGCGCAACGCGCTCCGCGAAAACGACTTCGACCGGGTCTTCGAGTTGGCCGAACACGACTCGCTCTCGCTGGCGGCGACGACGATGACCGGCCCCGCTGGCTGGGTCTACTGGCAGCCCGAGACGCTTTCGGTCTTCGAGACGGTCCGCACGCTGCGCGAAGACGACGACATCCCGGTTTACTTCTCGACTGATACGGGGGCGTCTGTCTACGTCAACACGACCGCCGACCACGTCGACCGCGTCGAGAACGCAATCGCTGCCCTCGGCGTTGACACGCGCGTCTGGGAGGTCGGCGGCCCGGCCGAAGTCCTCCCCGAAAGCGAATCGCTGTTCTGA
- a CDS encoding HTTM domain-containing protein, protein MSPPPTAESDTSGWLRHRLGIDARALAAFRVAVALLVIADLLFRARGIPAFYTDAGTLPRGALAAEYPWLAVASIHTVTGSAVGQTVLFLLSGLVALVLAVGYHTRLATAATAALHASLHARNPYLLNGGDALLVVLLALAVFLPLGERWSVDALRRDRQPRQYVASLATAVVLAQLVVVYLFNAVFKYQSEAWMRGEAVQYALGLEQFAVWLGPMLAAFPTVLVAVNWSWVLLLTAAPLLVVLTGWRRVAVVAAFAAAHFGMFVTMRLGLFPAVVWAILLLYLPSTVWDRIEAILGGRQVVSRTAVERLPSLPAPPKRLREGGRRAAVVVLVVVLVVTVVWPMGAAVDTETDRVDAPDYAWTLFSPTPPTETRWFVAPTTFETGETVDAFDGSAVTWDPPPDAAKTYASTLWHRYLNEMRFASDSERQPLGAYLCQQAAAESGEAVTQLTVYAVERPVEAVGGGEATRVELLSTECNVDTASVAETRNLN, encoded by the coding sequence GTGTCCCCGCCGCCCACCGCCGAAAGCGACACTAGCGGCTGGCTCCGCCACCGGCTCGGCATCGACGCGCGAGCGTTGGCTGCGTTCCGGGTCGCTGTCGCGCTGCTTGTCATCGCCGACCTGCTGTTCCGCGCGCGGGGAATTCCGGCATTCTACACCGACGCCGGCACGCTCCCCAGAGGGGCACTTGCAGCGGAGTACCCTTGGCTAGCCGTCGCGTCAATACACACGGTGACCGGCTCCGCGGTCGGGCAGACGGTGCTGTTCTTGCTTTCAGGGCTCGTTGCCCTCGTCCTCGCTGTCGGCTACCACACCCGTCTCGCAACGGCGGCGACAGCCGCACTACACGCATCGCTGCATGCACGCAATCCGTATCTTCTGAACGGCGGCGACGCGCTGTTGGTCGTGCTGCTCGCGCTTGCGGTGTTTCTGCCGCTCGGCGAGCGGTGGTCGGTCGACGCGCTCCGCCGCGACCGGCAGCCACGGCAGTACGTCGCGTCGCTGGCGACGGCCGTCGTGCTGGCACAGCTCGTGGTCGTCTACCTGTTTAACGCGGTGTTCAAATACCAAAGCGAGGCGTGGATGCGCGGGGAGGCGGTCCAGTACGCGCTCGGCCTCGAACAGTTTGCCGTCTGGCTCGGTCCGATGCTCGCGGCGTTTCCGACGGTCCTCGTCGCGGTCAACTGGTCGTGGGTGCTGCTTTTGACCGCCGCGCCACTGCTGGTCGTGCTGACCGGCTGGCGGCGGGTGGCCGTCGTGGCGGCCTTTGCTGCTGCCCACTTCGGGATGTTCGTGACAATGCGGCTCGGGCTCTTCCCGGCGGTCGTCTGGGCGATACTGCTACTGTATCTGCCGTCGACAGTCTGGGACCGAATCGAGGCTATCCTCGGCGGCCGACAGGTGGTGTCCCGTACGGCCGTCGAACGGCTGCCCTCCCTACCGGCACCGCCGAAGCGGCTTCGGGAGGGCGGCCGTCGGGCGGCAGTAGTCGTGCTCGTTGTCGTCTTGGTCGTCACCGTTGTGTGGCCGATGGGGGCGGCGGTCGACACCGAAACCGACCGGGTCGACGCCCCCGACTACGCGTGGACGCTCTTTTCGCCGACGCCGCCGACGGAAACGCGATGGTTCGTTGCACCGACAACGTTCGAGACCGGCGAAACGGTCGACGCCTTCGACGGCTCCGCGGTGACGTGGGACCCACCGCCGGACGCCGCAAAGACGTATGCGTCGACGCTGTGGCATCGGTATCTCAACGAGATGCGGTTCGCAAGCGACAGCGAACGACAGCCGCTCGGTGCGTATCTCTGCCAACAGGCGGCGGCAGAATCCGGTGAGGCCGTCACTCAACTCACGGTCTACGCTGTCGAGCGCCCGGTGGAAGCAGTCGGCGGGGGAGAGGCAACGCGGGTCGAGTTGCTGTCGACCGAATGTAACGTCGACACAGCATCGGTTGCCGAGACGCGGAATCTTAACTGA